In a single window of the Dreissena polymorpha isolate Duluth1 chromosome 3, UMN_Dpol_1.0, whole genome shotgun sequence genome:
- the LOC127871762 gene encoding dynein axonemal light chain 1-like isoform X2 yields MAKATTIKEAITKFEEHDKCKANESKKVMLLGLIPPIEKMDASLSTLVNCEHLSLSTNIIEKIANLNGLKNLKVLSLARNNIKSLTGLEAVGDTLEELWISYNNIEKLKGINVLKKLKVLYIRVNNVKDMSEFSKLVDLPNMKELGFVGNPLADSLMESGQEVYTETITKKLPKLKRLDGFTVIRQDEEEEEA; encoded by the exons GAGGAGCATGATAAATGTAAAGCAAATGAATCAAAGAAGGTCATGCTGTTAGGTCTGATACCACCCATTGAAAAAATGGATGCATCCCTGTCTACACTGGTAAACTGCGA ACATTTATCTCTGTCCACAAATATCATTGAAAAGATAGCAAACCTGAATGGTTTGA AAAATCTCAAGGTACTGTCTCTTGCAAGGAATAACATCAAGTCGCTGACCGGTCTA GAAGCTGTTGGGGACACCCTAGAAGAGCTGTGGATCTCGTACAACAACATAGAGAAGCTGAAGGGCATCAATGTCCTCAAGAAACTCAAG GTCCTGTACATCAGAGTGAACAATGTGAAAGACATGTCTGAGTTCTCCAAACTG GTTGATCTTCCAAACATGAAGGAGCTGGGGTTTGTTGGCAACCCGCTGGCAGATTCCCTGATGGAGAGTGGCCAGGAGGTGTACACAGAGACCATCACCAAGAAGCTGCCCAAGCTAAAGCGGCTTGATG GTTTCACTGTGATTCGACAGgatgaagaggaggaggaggctTAA